In a genomic window of Helianthus annuus cultivar XRQ/B chromosome 10, HanXRQr2.0-SUNRISE, whole genome shotgun sequence:
- the LOC110881652 gene encoding uncharacterized protein LOC110881652, producing the protein MNDDSTTTCSQCNLTHPKILHHIRLNATFRHLCTTCVLRLHPNHFCPSCLTVYHRSPPENAIVCFKCHSFSHRACVSPSFTVRIPCVTCLNPNGVVFSPRSSNWFYNCNNGSRRIDLAAARLLVAAAEISTLSMSRAEAAAVKEAEWRAKEASEWGKKAKEAVNHVVKVMEIEKKKRDDECECECSVVVDDVGSNSSFVGIGSSVGSVEAFEALKLAGDQGEDLVVQYEHQSNL; encoded by the coding sequence ATGAACGACGATTCAACCACCACCTGCAGCCAATGCAACCTCACACATCCAAAAATCCTCCACCACATCCGCCTCAACGCCACCTTCCGCCACCTCTGCACCACCTGCGTCCTCCGCCTCCACCCTAACCACTTCTGTCCGTCCTGCCTCACCGTCTACCACCGTTCACCGCCAGAAAACGCCATCGTGTGCTTCAAATGCCACTCCTTCTCCCACCGCGCCTGCGTTTCCCCCTCCTTCACCGTCCGTATACCTTGCGTTACGTGCCTAAACCCTAACGGCGTCGTTTTCAGCCCTAGGTCATCCAATTGGTTTTATAACTGTAATAACGGTAGCCGGAGGATAGATTTGGCTGCTGCGAGGCTGCTGGTGGCTGCGGCGGAGATATCGACGTTGTCGATGAGTAGAGCGGAGGCTGCAGCTGTTAAGGAAGCAGAGTGGAGAGCGAAGGAGGCTTCGGAGTGGGGGAAGAAGGCGAAGGAGGCGGTTAATCATGTTGTAAAGGTTATGGAgattgaaaagaagaaaagagaTGATGAATGTGAATGTGAGTGTAGTGTTGTGGTTGATGATGTTGGAAGTAATAGTAGTTTTGTTGGAATTGGTAGTAGTGTTGGTTCGGTTGAGGCTTTTGAAGCGTTGAAATTAGCAGGCGATCAGGGTGAAGATTTAGTGGTTCAGTATGAACATCAATCGAATTTGTGA